The Mytilus edulis chromosome 5, xbMytEdul2.2, whole genome shotgun sequence genomic interval GATTATCATTTCTCCATCACAAGGTTGGAAGAAAGCATTTTTGATGTTGTTATATAGGATATCAACTTTATCTCCTCTCACTGAATTAAACCTAAATCCTACAAAGAAAAACGAGGTTAGTAATCATAGATACACAATAAAATTCAACGGCACCAATTAGACTGCTCAAGATGATACTTTTGACTTAAAATATATACACTataaacattacattaaatgGTACTTATTTTACTGTCCCAGATGTCAATAGTTAgtcaaatttgacaaataatgCTTCTTCATGCTCAAAGCCAAAATATTTGGAAAATGGATGTTGAAGATTATACCATGCATGACAGCCTGTGGGCAAATGGTCTCATAGGAGATGAATTCAAGAGGTATAATTGAGTTATAATAGTCAAAGAAATAGTCAAAGTCTGATTACTCACCAGCATATTGTCACATTAAACTGGCGATATAGTAGGAAAGTTTCTGAATTTCTGAGTATTGTTGTTTCCAAGGACGGATGAAGATTATAACTATGTCCTCATAGTAGTGGGAGATAATAAACTCAATGAAGAAAGTATCTGATCTGGTTTTTTTCAATCAAACCTTATAATCTGTCAATTATCAGTTACTTTACCATTTGTATGTGCTTCCAATCTTCCTGAGATTCTCTTTGGTACAATATTTGGTCTGATATAAACGTCTTTTAATTTTGGATTTCCTCTGTTTGGGTTGATAACAAGTGTGTCTTGTTTAACAATACCCTGAAAATAAATGgaatataaagaatatttatCATCAAATGTGTAGTTTGGGGCaataagcaacaacaaaaaaatcactAAACAGAATAAAACTGAATTATTTAATTGATTAGTACAATTGAttactatatttgttatatactTCTAAATACATCTAAAGAGGAAAAATTAAAGTTGAGATTTGCATTTTTGttctcatttatttttcaattaaaatactaatctTCTTTTAAGACGATTAAAACAAAAGATTTATGTCCAAATTACCTGAACAGTTCCTAACTAGTTTTATAATTGGGCAATTCAACATTCTAAATCAACCTATtgtagtaatttttttatttgttggtgAACATTCACATGATCTGAGTTAGAAGCACCACAGTTTTTACCTTCAGTATTTACTTTgcaacacatatatttttatacaaaataccTGATTATGATTACCTAGATAAAGCGCTTAACCTTATCTTCATATAAgatataacaagtgaaactgtgagctactgctcactgatgatacccccgccgcaagtggataatatcaAATAGTGTGAAAATATGCAAgtattcggtaaacaggaagttgtccagTGATGAATCTgtaacacatcacacggtatagcaaacttatataaaccctgaaaccaaatttcagaaatccttgtattgtagttcctgagaaaaatgagACGAAAAATATTTATGGGACagatggactgacggacggactgacggaaggatggatggacagacagacagaggtaaaacagtataccccccctttttcaaagcggGGTATAATAATCTTACACCATAGATGTATGAATGAACAAACATTTGTAGCACTATTATTCCATTAACTTTCAAagatgaaaatacaaaaaatatattctaacCTCTTTTTCCCTCTCCTCAGCTTCTCTAGTTTTAAACTTTTTCTGTACTTCTTTAATCAATCTGAATGCTGTATTTAAATTTAATGATGGAGCTGATATTTCTCCTGGCTCTTTGGTGTTTGAACTTCTGTAGGTGCTGtaagataaaaagataaaaaaaaaatctaatcatGTTTAAATACTCAGAATAGTCCACTAACCCAGTCTTCCTGTAATTTGAAGTGACATGCGAAAGAATTATTCAACATGGAGGAAggtttttttaaagatggaatctgatataattttttttgtttgttttttttgtattgaaattatgTACACTTATGGAACTGAGAAGCATGGGAAAGACACGAGGAAAGGCataaaaaaagacacaatgagGAAATAGATCTAGAGGAATAAAAGTTAGGATGAtaataatttaacaaataattcaatAGGAAAGTTCTTCAAAGTGAATCATGAGGGTAAATGGCTGGAGTTCTAAAACATACAAGACTTTTTAAATTCTTTGTTAAATTAcaagttttaattttcataaaccCAAGCTGTTTTGGCCtcatttttcattgttaaattATTTAATGACATACAAATTACCAAACACGATTATATACAGTTAGTGTAAGTGACATAAATCTACTTACATTTCTTTTAGGAAGGTAGCATCTGGTTGTGGGAAACAATTTCCTTCATTTCTACCAAGAGATGAACCAGGAtgataaaaattaatacaaagaTATGTGTAGTCACCTTCTATTGACTGGCTTATGTTCTTAAAATAAAAGCCAACAAGAAATTAATATGGAGATATGTGTAGTCCCCTTCTATCGACTGACTTATGTTCtataaagaaaagacaaacaaaaaattaatatgaAGATATGTGTAGTCCTCTTCTATCGACTGACTTATGTTCTAAAAAGAAAAGCAAACATACAATACATCTGATGATCTTAATTCAAGtacatttaaagtttttaaatgattgaaaattcataaatagttgatataaatataatgttgGTCTTATGAATTTCATTTGACACATCTAGAAAACATATGTGAGAAATTCTATTCAACCTTTGTGTTAAAAAGAAAAGTATTTCAATTATGCATGAggctataaaaaaagaaacaagaaattTTAATAGCCGTGTTCAATTTATTAGTAACAAGTAAAACTGTgagagctactgctcactgatgatacccctgccaACTATTTCcgttaacaggaagttgttgaggaATGAATCTGGAAACCCATCATAATTCTTAATTAGAATGAAAAGGACTTTCATGTCATTTAGTCTGTATACCTATCCATATTAAGTCAGGCCAaaccaatatatttcatattataaCATATAGGTATCATAACAGACAATAATTAATCCATATACACTAATCAGCTGATACCTACCTTTATTGTAGCGATATGAAATGGTGTTGGTATACCAAAGACGGGTAAGATGACAGTCTCGTACTTTCTATCTGCAATAAACCATGTCTTTATTACTATGGTTATAAGTGTTGAGACCTCAATATACTGGTGGCATCATATACCAGTACAATCAATGTCTTTATTACTATGGTTTGAATATAAGTGTTGATATCTCAATATACTGATGGCATCATTAACCAGTACAAGTAATATCAGGCTTTCAATTGCTTCAAAATACAAAAGTCAAATTCCAACATACACAATAAGGAGCTGCACCATGAGTGCACGATATGCTAATTGCTTTTATAAGGAATAAAGTTCCATAACGCTTCAATGCCATAtcagaaatttatttttaaaaaaacaactaaagGAAGGTTTTGTTGATAGATATCAACCAATCACCAAACGTTCATGAAAACTGCTAGAGTTCATATCAGAAAACTGTAAAATCCCCCTTATTTATGAATAAAACTCCACAACTCACAATTAATCAAAGTTTCAGTAAATTGgttaatatgttttaattttattgtcctaCATGTTGACAGGGGAAGGACGGACAAACTGACTACAGTCCTACCATGATATGTCCCTTAAACAGAGATATAAAGAAATGTATACTGCAATTCTAataatcttttcttttttcaatgatataaaaatccaacttttttttcaagGAAGGGTGTAAGTTGAGATCTAAATATCTTCTTAAATGTTTACTACTATTCCAGTAATTAACTGAATTTGCTACCAGAGTTTTTTAATGTTCAGTTTATAATAAAGACTAACAACTTACCAACAAATAACTGGAGATCCCTAACTTCTGAATCATGAGGGAGCCATGATGGTTTAGAGTAAGAAATATTTGACTTCCGCACTCTAAAAATAAGATACATGGAAtagttatttttctatttagtacAACATCACGGCTTAAGCCTAAACACTATTTCAGAAAATGTTAAAACCTGATTCATACCCAGTTTgttagatatatattaaaaaaagccTGTGTAGATATGTAAAAAAATTTATGTTGGaaagtgcataaaaaaaattacaataatgtTAAGGTCAGATAAATCTTAAACATGTACACCACAAAatcatatatcaaatatagttgacttttgCTTACAGTATATGAGATACAGGCGTAACCATGaaattcaaatattgtttttgttttcaatattccCACTTATATTAACTTTGTCCACTATCAGAACTTGTTGACCTTGATTTCTACTCTTACTCTTTTGGATTGGAATTAAAATACAATATGAACTCTATCTTACAGCTATTTTCCAAATGCATGTAGTTTTCAGGTGTGGTTGATTTACTTGCTTTGTTTGTAGAACTGTTTTCTTGAGCATTGTAATTAAGTTTTACAATTACAACCATAGATAGGTGGGGCTCAGCTTGTAGTGTTATTGCATGCTTGAgcaaatatttatacaaacaaagcaagtaagccaaccaaacctttaaactacaTGCATAAGGTAAACagctgtaatggtttactttttatcttCTGTGCCTGATTTCATTCCTTTTAATCTCTGCAATGCTTCTTCGTTTAATTTCTCTCTTAATTCTTTCTGATGTTTTTGCCTTTTTTCTTCTGTTGTCATATCcatctaaaataaaaagattcattcttttattaacaaaattaacattgaaaaggaaaaaaataaaagttatatctttataaaatatttttttcaatacttaTACAATAATTAATGATAAATTTATTTCATCCTAGTAATAaccaagaacggtaaaagtgacgccactaaaattttaacttgatctaCCTTAAAGCATTGAATAtaggtttcataacatttggttaaggcaagttagagaacagaaatgaaatattcactaattttttcatttgtaaaggggcataactgtaaaatagtaaaagtgacaccaccaaacttgatctgtgttttatggtaatcaGCATAAtttgtgtattagtttcatatcaatttttttagGTTAACTAAAATTAGAGAAATGAAACAAATTTTGGTACAgccagacaagggtaaaactcaATGCCCCCTCAATTTCAGTGGGGGAATAAAAAAAGCTGTAAAATGCTCTCGTTGCAAATTATCTCTTGTTACTAGCCCAAAAATCAGCTGCAGTGGCTATCTAATGAGTAATTTGTATGTGAACTCTAATACATAAGGGACCGGTCAAAATTTATCGTCACATAGGACCggtgcaaaaaataaaaacatttaataaaagttaCAACCCTATGGCTttctgactgaaaaaaaaatgatgtcctATGCCACCTTAGTAATAAAAAAGTTGGTGTCCTATCCTACTTTTCCAATGTATTGTAAATAATAGTACACTTAATAGAGGCATTTAACATATGTTGTCTTTATAATATGATCAAAAGCAAcagtttcatgttttattttgttgattcacATACAATTACAGGCATGGCATTATCATAAATTATACTATAAATAtagcattgaaaaaaacaaagacattGCATAATGCAATCAAACCACAAATAGGTGTTTGGTAAACTGAAAAATTAATGAAGCTGCATGTATCGTATATAgaattttatcaatacctttatatattaattataaaaacaagcTCCAGGAGAAACATGAAACTCAATAGCATTTGGTTTAactctctatatatattttaacctgAAGACCCATAGGTTGCCTTGGAATGTGTTTTTTATAAGGAATGGTAATAATTACTTTAACATTTTCCCATTTACAGAAAATGTACCTGATGTGACCCCCGAATGATTTTTGCTACTTTGTTGGTTGatgtaatgtacatgatgtacatgatgtatgtttgttgcacttcaccatataagtgaaattaaattttacagcaaaacaacaaaaaactaaatgacatgggattcagtaagcttgatatatatctaagatagctgcatagtttgatgaaaatccaagttgaatttaaaaagttataaaaataattaaagtgtactatctctattttgttcgatctgcaaattctagcttttttttaccaagattactttaattcttaaattttacagcaatacaacaaaaaactaaatgaaatgggattcagtaagcttaataaatatctaagatagctgcatagtttgatgaaaatccaagttgatttgaaaaagttataaaaaaaattaaagtgtactatctctattttgtccgaattgcaaattctagctttttttaccaagattactttaattgttaaattttac includes:
- the LOC139525597 gene encoding FACT complex subunit spt16-like translates to MLSMDMTTEEKRQKHQKELREKLNEEALQRLKGMKSGTEDKKVRKSNISYSKPSWLPHDSEVRDLQLFVDRKYETVILPVFGIPTPFHIATIKNISQSIEGDYTYLCINFYHPGSSLGRNEGNCFPQPDATFLKEITYRSSNTKEPGEISAPSLNLNTAFRLIKEVQKKFKTREAEEREKEGIVKQDTLVINPNRGNPKLKDVYIRPNIVPKRISGRLEAHTNGFRFNSVRGDKVDILYNNIKNAFFQPCDGEMIILLHFHLKHAILFGKKKHIDVEFYTEVGEITTDLGKHQHMHDLDDLHAEQAERECRQKLKSAFKGFCEKVENITKQEVEFDTPFRELGFHGVPFISTVLLQPTSGCLVNLVEWPPFVIALDEVELVHFERVQFHLKNFDMVFVFKDYSNKVSMVNSIPMQMLDHVKEWLNSCDIRYSEGVQSLNWAKIMKTITDDPDGFFDSGGWSFLDPESDV